DNA sequence from the Cyanobacteria bacterium FACHB-DQ100 genome:
GCGGCTAGCGGCAGATGCGAAGTCGATTCAACTCGTTTCGCATTTAACTTCGGTCATGGTTGTGGGCGATGTCGATCGCTTACAACAAGTGCTTTGGAATCTTTTGTCGAATGCAATTAAGTTCACACCATCCGGTGGACGAGTGGAAGTCACGTTAGAATGGGTGGAGAATCAAGCGCAGATTCGAGTCAGTGATACAGGGCAGGGTATTCCAGCAGATTTACTACCCTATGTCTTTGATCGCTTTCGTCAAGGAGATTCTAGCAGTACCAAAACCAGTCAGGGACTCGGACTCGGCTTATCGATCGTGCGGTATCTCGTCGAGCTTCATGGAGGCACGATTGAGGCAGCAAGTCCCGGTGAAAACCAAGGTGCGACCCTAACCGTCAAGTTGCCGCTGCACTTCACGCAGAATGCGACTCAGATAGAGCCTTCATCTGAAGAGGGGCGATTGCCGACCGATTTAGAATCAACCGATACAGCAGAACAGATAGATTCATCGATCTCTGAAGTCCCCTCACTAGCAGGGCTGTGTGTTCTAGCAGTCGATGATGATGCTGGAAGTCGCGACTTGATCAAATGGATATTACAAGACCTTGGGGCTGAAGTAGTCGTTGTTACCTCAGCAAGAGACGCGATCGCAGTGTTAACCGAGAATCCTGTCCGATACAACTTGCTGTTAGCGGATATCGGAATGCCAAGAGAGGATGGTTATTCCCTGATTCGTCAAATCAGAGCGCTTGAGGTCGGCGGACAGATTCCCGCGATCGCGTTGACGGCTTATGCTAGCGATCGAGAGCGTCCGCTCTCGATCCAGGCTGGATTTCAGCTCCATCTGACGAAGCCGATTGATTCAGTGCAATTGGCAAACGCGATCGCTAATCTGGCAAGATAAATCAGGAATGGTTCTAAAGGTAGACAGCAAGTGTTGAATGCGCGAATAGTATAGAGATATAACAAAACATTAAGGAATGTTAATCATGCAAGCCAACAAAGCAACTGAATTACCCCCAATCGCTGAAGCATACAATGGAGCTGATCGCAACGCTTTCTTATTTGGTTGGAAGCCTCAAGCTGAACTCTGGAATGGACGCTTTGCGATGATCGGTTTCACCGCATATCTACTTTGGGACTTGGCTGGCTACAGCGTCGTCCG
Encoded proteins:
- a CDS encoding high light inducible protein, which translates into the protein MQANKATELPPIAEAYNGADRNAFLFGWKPQAELWNGRFAMIGFTAYLLWDLAGYSVVRDLLHLVK